Below is a genomic region from Gillisia sp. Hel_I_86.
AAAGCTGGTGTATTTGGTGCAGGTCATTTAGGTAAGATCCATTTAAAACTGCTCCAACAATCTTCGGAATATGAGTTAATAGGGTTTTATGACGGAGATACCAAACGAGCCAAAGATATAGAAGACGAATTTGGTTATAAAAGTTTCCCTTCTGCTGAAGCCCTGATAGATGCTGTAGATATGATAGATGTGGTAACCCCGACAATCACCCACTTTGAAACGGCTAAAAAAGCAATCACTGCCGGAAAACACCTTTTTGTAGAAAAACCTATCACTTCCACCTATGCGGAAGCTGAAGAATTAATTGCTTTAGCTAAAAAACATAAAGTCAAAGGGCAGGTGGGCCATGTAGAGCGTTTTAACCCGGCATTTAGAGCGGTAAAAGACAAGATCGGGCAACCGATGTTTATTGAAGCGCATAGATTGGCAGAGTTCAATCCGCGTGGGACAGATGTGCCCGTGGTTTTGGATTTGATGATCCACGATATAGATGTGATCTTAAGTGTGGTGAAATCCAAGGTGAAAAATGTATATGCCAGTGGGGTATCGGTTATTAGTGAGACTCCAGATATTGCCAATGCCAGAATTCAGTTTGAAAATGGATGCGTTGCAAATTTAACGGCAAGCCGAATCTCCCTTAAGAATATGCGAAAAGCACGGTTTTTTCAGCGGGATGCGTATATTTCGGTAGATTTTCTTGAACGCAAATGCGAGGTGGTAAAAATGAAGGATGCTCCCAAGGAACCAGATGATTTTGCGATGATCCTTCAGAATGCTGAAGGGATTAAAAAACAGATCTATTTTGAGAATCCCACTATCGATGCCAACAATGCGATTTTGGATGAACTGGAATCTTTTGCGCAAGCAATAAATAATAATACAGAACCAGTTGTTACCCTAGAACAAGGCGCCGAAGCCTTGAAAGTAGCTAACATGGTGATAGAAAGTTTTAAAAAATAGAGATTAGCTTCGGGAAATAAACCTTCATTGAAGTATTAAAGACTTTCAGAAATAAAAAGAAATTATGCATATCCGTTTTTTGTCCTAAAAGTTCTTTCGTCACCCTGTCCCGAAGCGTCGGGATATTTCAGGGTCTCAATATTGTAGTGATTTAAATTATAATAAGATTCTGAAACTCCGAAGTATCGGGACAGAATAACGTCCTTTTTCAGTTTAGGATACTTTACGGACAAACAAACAACAATTAACAAAGCTATTTGGGAACAAGTACCAATAGCTACTTAAAAAAACAGCATGAAGAACATAGCAGTAATTGGAGCAGGAACCATGGGGAACGGAATAGCCCATACCTTTGCCCAAAGCGGATACCAGGTAAACCTAATAGATATTTCCAAGGAAAGCCTTCAAAAAGGTGTGGATACAATTTCCAAGAATTTGGACAGAATGCTTGCAAAAGAAAAAATCACGGAGGCAGATAAAACAGCAACATTAAAAAACATTAAAACCTTCATCGATATCCCTTCAGGAGTAAAAAATGTTTCATTGGTAGTAGAAGCTGCTACAGAAAATGAAGATCTAAAATTGAAAATCTTCGAACAATTGGATGCTAATTGTACTGAGGATACTATTCTTGCTACCAACACCTCTTCGATCTCTATTACCCAGATCGCTTCTAAGATCTCCAATCCTTCAAGGGTTATTGGTATGCATTTTATGAATCCGGTACCGGTGATGAAATTGGTGGAGATCATACGAGGATACAATACCAGCGACAAGGTTACCAAAACCATCATGGATCTTTCAGAAAAACTTGGTAAGAGTCCCGTAGAGGTTAACGACTATCCCGGTTTTGTAGCTAACAGGATCCTTATGCCAATGATCAATGAAGCTATTGAAACCCTTTACAATGGTGTTGCAGGAGTTTATGAGATAGATACTGTGATGAAATTGGGAATGGCTCACCCAATGGGACCCTTGCAATTGGCAGATTTTATAGGCCTGGATGTTTGCCACTCTATACTTGAGGTAATGTACAAAGGCTTCAAAAACCCCAAATATGCAGCTTGTCCCTTATTAACAAATATGGTACGCGCAGGAAAACTCGGAGTAAAATCTGGGGAAGGTTTCTATGATTATTCTGAAAATAGGAAAGCTGAAAACGTTTCAAAACAATTCAGTTAAATCAAATGAAATCTCAAGTGAGAGTTAAATGACAAATAAAAATATTTCGTCGTCACCCTGAAACCTGCGATAAAAAAATTTACCTAGCGTAGGTTTTTGACGTAATTTTCGATTTTCTAATGAAATAGATGCTGAAACAAGTTCAGCATGACGGCAATACCGCATCGTCACCCTGAATTTACCAGCCCTTACCGGTCGGGCGGGTTTTAGGGTCTCATTTTATTGTATTGAATTACAGGGTTATAAGATGCTGAAACAAGTTCAGAATGACGTCCGTTATTAGGTTAGGAAACTTTACAGACATTCAAATATAATTTTTCATAATTTCTGAAACAAAAAATCATTGGCAAAAATAGTTCCGTTTAAAGCAGTAAGGCCTACCAAAGATAAGGCAGGGATGGTTGCCTCCAGACCGTATGAAAATTATAGTGCGGGGGAATTAAAAGCCCAGTTGGAATACAATCCTTTTTCTTTCCTGCATATCATAAATCCCGGCTATAAATTTCAGCATGAAATAACCGGGGAGAAGAGGTTTCAGTTGGTAAGGAATAGATATCTGGAATTTAAGGAAGAGGAAATATTTATTCAGGATAAAACACCTTGCTATTATTTCTATAAAATACTTACCAGGACCAATATGTTCTCTGGAATTATTGCCGCAGCGAGCGTTCAGGATTATGAGGATAATGTGATAAAAAGACACGAGGACACTCTAGCCAACCGTGAGAACCTCTTTAAGGATTATTTAAAGGTAGTCGGCTTTAATACAGAACCGGTACTCCTGACCTATCCCGATTCAGAAATTATGGACAACCTCATGCTGAAGGTAATGAAAGGGGAACCTGAATATGAGTTTTCCACCTATAATAAGGAGAAACATATCTTATGGAAGATCGAGTCCCCCGAAAAAGTTGCAAAGATAAAAGCTGAATTTGAAACTATGCCCACACTTTATATAGCAGATGGGCATCATAGAAGTGCCTCTTCCTATTTACTGGCCAAGGAATCCAAAGCAGCAAATCCAAATCATACCGGCAAAGAGCCATATAATTATTTTATGAGCTTTCTTATTTCTGAAAGCAAACTACAGATCTTCGAATTCAGCAGATTGATCACAGATCTAAACGGTCTGAGCAAAGAGGAGTTTTTAATACAGTTGGATCTTTGGTTTAGGATAGAAAGCAGAGGGCTGGAAGTCTATACACCTACCAAAAAACATCATTTTAACATGTATCTGGATGGAGAATTCCACTCTTTATATCTGCGGAAGACAAATTATGAATTCACGGATTCCTTGAGTAATTTGGATACCTATATTTTATATCAAAAAATATTGAAGCCTATTTTAAATATTCAGGATCTTCGCAATGACGATAGGATTGCCTACATCCATGGAAAAAACGATTTGATCGAGATTAAATCTCAAGTAGATAGCGGTAATTTCGCCGTGGGTTTTGGAATGTTGCCATTGACTATTGAAGAACTTAAAAAAGTGGCAGATGAAGGCTTGACAATGCCCCCAAAAAGCACTTATATTGAACCTAAACTAAGAAGCGGATTAACGATCTATGAGTTTTAGGGTTAAAAATACCATATAGGATAATAAATACTTAATTTAGAGAATGGAAATTTCCGAAAACATTAAAAAACATAAAGAGGAGCTTGGGGAAAAAGTAAGCTTGGTTGCTATCTCAAAAACCAAACCCAATAGTGACATTTTGGAAGCTTACAATGCAGGACAACGGGTGTTTGGAGAGAACAAGATCCAGGAAATGACCGAGAAGTGGGAAACGCTACCAAAAGACATAGAATGGCATATGGTTGGGCATGTACAGCGCAACAAAGTGAAATACATGGCACCATTTGTGAGTTTGATACATGCCGTTGATAGCCTTAAATTATTAAAAGAGATCAATAAGGAAGCGGAAAAGAACGAAAGGACCATCTCTTGTTTGCTTCAAATTAAAATTGCTGAAGAAGAATCAAAATTCGGTTTGGATGCAGAAGAAGCAAAGGAAATTCTAGCTTCTCCGGAATTTCAAAAATTAAATAATATCCAGGTAAAAGGATTAATGGGAATGGCCACGTTCTCTGATGATGAAGCTATAGTAAGAGGAGAATTCGATTATCTAAGATCTGTTTACGTCGATCTCAAGAAAAAGCACCCTCAATTTGAGGTGCTTTCCATGGGAATGAGTGGTGACTATAAAATAGCAATAACCTGCGGTAGCACTATGGTACGAATAGGAAGTGCTATATTTGGGGAACGAAATTATAATTAAGAAGAAAAAGAATTTTTGTACGCAATATTAGACATAGAGACTACCGGTGGTAAGTATAACGAAGAAGGAATTACAGAAATAGCCATTTACAAGTTTGATGGTTCCAAAGTAGTAGATCAATTTATTAGCCTTGTTAATCCAGAACAGCCCATCCAACCCTTTGTGGTTGGACTTACGGGCATCAACAACGATATGCTTCGCAATGCACCCAAATTTTATGAGGTTGCTAAAAGAATTGTGGAAATTACTATGGGATGTATTGTTGTTGCCCATAATTCCAAATTCGATCATAGAATCCTTAGATTGGAATTTCGCCGACTTGGATTCGATTTTGAGCGAAAAACCCTTTGTACTGTAGAATTATCCAAAAAACTGATCCCGGGACAAGGCTCCTATAGTTTGGGAAAACTCGTGAAATCTTTAGGAATCCCTTTAACCGATAGGCATAGGGCCAATGGAGATGCCCTAGCAACCGTAAAGTTGTTTAAAATGCTAATGGCGAAAGATCTGGAAAAAGAGATCCTTAAAGCCACCGTAAGAAATGAGCCTTCACACCAAATAGATACCAAACTCATCCAGATCATAGATGAATTGCCATCTATTACCGGCGTATATTACTTGCACAACGATGAGGGCGAAATTATATATATTGGCAAGAGCAAGAACATAAGAAAGCGTATCAATCAGCATTTTACAAACGATCATCATAAATCCAAGGAAATACAGAAGGATGTAGCCTCGGTTAGTTTTGAAGCTACCGGCAATGAACTCATTGCCTTGCTCAAAGAACATGAAGAGATCAAGCAGAATAAGCCCAAATATAACAAGGCTCTTAAAAAGGCTATTTTCAATTATGCCCTATACCAATTTGTGGATGAAAATGGATATATCAATCTAAAAATCGGTAGATCAGATGCCCATAAACAGAGCATCACCACCTTTACAAATTTGCAGCAAGCAAAATCTGTTCTACACAATATAATAGAGAAACATCAACTTTGTCAGGGCCTCACTGGCTTGCATGCTGGCGATGGTCCTTGCTTCAGCTACACTATAAAATCCTGTAAAGGTGCATGCATCAATATAGAAACGCCAGAGGAATATAATTTACGGATCCTGGACGTTATAGCGCTTCATAATTTCCAAAATCAAAATATGCTGGTGATAGATCGTGGCCGGGAAATAGATGAAAAAAGTGCGGTTTTGGTAGAAGAAGGTGAATTTAAGGGAATAGGGTTTTTCAATTTAAACCATCAAATGAACAATATAGATATTGTGCGCTCTATTATTACTCCCATGACCAATGATAGGGATGCCCGACATATCATCCAGAGTTATCTAAGAAAGAACCATAAACTAAAGATCATCCAATTTGCTGCCCAAGATACCGGTATATAATATCCGCTCTCTTTTTTTGTTATTGGCAATTCCGGTTTTTATCTCTTAATTAAAGAAAATACCTAACTTTAGGAATAATTAAAAATCTCCTTATTTGAAAAAAATAAAGTTTGATAAAGATCATGCAGCTTGGAGGGTAAAAATTTACCATATTATTTATGGAGCCGATACTCCTTTGGGAAAGTTGTTCGATTTAGTTCTACTCGCTTTAATTGTACTAAGTATTATCCTGGTTATGCTGGAAAGCGTTGCCAGTATAAACATTAAATATCACGACCAGTTCTATATTGCAGAATGGATTATCACAATTTTCTTTAGTATAGAATATATTTTAAGGATCATCACTATAAATAAACCCAGGAACTATATTTTCAGTTTTTATGGAATTGTAGACCTACTCTCTACTATCCCCTCATATATCATCTTTTTTGTAGGGGGGAGTAATATGTTCTTGGCGGTGCGAGCCTTGCGTTTACTTAGGGTTTTTAGGATCCTGAAAATCACTAGATATATTGGGGAATCCCAAAAATTGATTAGTGCATTAAAAAATAGTCGCGCCAAGATCAGCATATTTCTTTTTGCAGTATTAATAGTATGTATTATTACGGGCACTTTAATGTATTTGGTAGAAGGCCCAGAAAACGGCTTTACAAATATCCCGCTAAGTATTTACTGGGCTATAGTGACCCTTACCACAGTAGGCTTTGGGGATATCCACCCATTAACTCCTTTAGGAAGGTTTATCGCCTCTTTTATTATGATTGTTGGTTATGGTGTGATTGCCGTGCCTACGGGAATTGTTGGGGCGGAGATTTCCAAGGATATGATCAAGCCGAATGAACGAAAGCCTTATGTATGCAAGAACTGTGGAGAAGATAATCATAAACCAACCTCGGAATTTTGCCATAATTGCGGTAAAAAATTAAATGAAAACTAGAATTTTAATTAGTGTTGTTGGGCCAACAGCCATTGGGAAAACGGCTTTGAGCATTAAACTTGCCCAAACTTTCAATACAGAGATCCTATCTGCAGATTCCCGGCAATTCTATAAAGAAATCCCTATTGGTACCGCCGCTCCAAGCAAAAAAGAACTGGCTGCAGCCCCCCACCATTTCATTCACAATAAATCGATAGAAGATGATTATTCTGTGGGGGATTTTGAACGGGAAGCGATAGAAAAGCTAGACCTGCTTTTTAAAGACCACGAGGTTCTTATATTGGTTGGTGGCAGCGGACTATATATTAAAAGTTTAATTGAAGGCTTGGATAATTTTCCGGAGATAGATCAAGAAATTAGGGAACAGCTAAACGACAGGCTTGTAAATGAAGGTTTAGGGCCTTTAAAGACGGAGCTGGAACAATTAGATCCAGATTATTACAATAAGATAGACATCAACAATCCCCATCGGGTAATTAGGGCTTTAGAGGTTTGTATTGGTTCTGGAAAAACGTTCTCTTCTTTTTTGAATCAGCCTAAACCAATCAGGAATTTCAAAACAATTTCTATTGGTCTTACCGCTCCCAGAGAAGAGATTTACGAACGTATAAATCGTAGGGTAGATCTTATGATGGACGAAGGTTTGCTGGAAGAAGCACAAGCATTGTATCCAAAACACAGGTTGAATGCCTTAAATACGGTAGGATATAAAGAATTGTTTGCCTTTTTTGAAGGCAGGATAGACCTGGAAACTGCTGTAGGGGAGATCAAGATGAATTCCCGTAGATATGCCAAAAGACAGTTGACCTGGTTCCGGAAAAATGAAAAAACCACTTGGTTCGATTATAAAACTCCTTTCTCTGAAATTGAAGATTTTATTAAATCGGTGATGCAGGAGAAGTATAGGTAGTGAAAAAAAATCTTAATTGAAACTAAAGAAAATATGTTTTATTCACTAACTATCTCGTCATGCTGAACTTGTTTCAGCATCTCAAAAAGTACGGAAAAGACCCTGGAACAAGTTGGCAACAAGCCGATTTCAACTCTGAAAAGAACCATTTAGTTTAAAAAAGAAAATGATTATATTAGCTTTATGAAAATTAAAGATAGCATACATGCTAAATTGATTGACTTTACCACATTATGTAAATTATATAATGTGAAAAATCTATATGCGTTTGGTTCTTCTACCACAGATCACTTTGATGAAGATTTAAGCGATATTGATTTGTTGATCGAAATTGATGAAAATGACCCATTGGAAAGAGGAGAAAAATTGTTAGCTATCTGGGACAAATTAGAAGAATTCTTCCAAATAAAAGTTGATTTATTGACACAATCTTCGTTAAAAAATCCAATTTTAAGAAAAAATATTGATGCTACAAAAATTTTAATTTATGACGGAAAAAGGCAAAAAGTATCTCTCTGATATACTAATGGCTATCGACTTGATTGAAAATTTTATAGCTTAAACCCATGATTTTCACTTATATCAAAAGGATTTAAAAACACAAAGCGTTGTAGAAAGACAATTAGTAATAATTGGAGAAGCATTAAATAAGCTAAAACAAACAGAATCGGATTTATCAATTGAAAATCATAAGTAGGTTATTGGATTTAGAAATAGATTGGTTCACGCATATGATAGTATTGATAATGCAATTGTTTGGGTAATTGTAAAAAGACATTTGTTAGGACTCAAAAAAGAAATTCAAGCTTTGTCTAATTAACTCTCAAGGGCCGGTTGCCAACATCGGTTCCAGCAAATAGCGGGCAGTCTGGTGAAAAGTGATATTTTAGAGACCAATTAAAAAACAACAAAGCCCACAAGTTCGCATCCCTACTCCACGCTTCCTGTGTTAACCAAGACCGTTGAGGGTGACGATGCCGAATTGTCGTCATGCTGAACTTGTTTCAGCATCCCATCAGCTTATATAAAAAACACGTCAATTTCCTACGTTGGATAATTTTTTTTATCACGGGTCTCGAAGTGACAATCATACTCCCTTTTGTCATCCTGACGAAGGAAGGATCTCTTTTACTATATAATTATTTCTGCTTCGTTGAGATTCTTCGGTAAACTACCATTGACGGATTCGTAAAATACATCAATTTGCTAAGCTATATACTTTTATCAAAGGTTTTAGGATGGCTAACGATAAAATCATTGGCCACGAATGCACGAATTATTGCTTTTAAAAATCCCGAAAAATTATTCGTGAATTCGTGGCAATATCCAGAGAACCAACAAAACGCCGAACAATGCTAAACTGGCCTCAAAATCTTAAAAACCTGGAAATAAATTTCCTCTAATAGAATTTTAAACACGTCAATTTCCTACGTTGGATAATTTTTTTATCACGGATCTCGAAGTGACAATCATACTCCCTTTTGTCATCCTGACGAAGGAAGGATCCCTTTTACTATATAATTATTTCTGCTTCATTGAGATTCTTCGATAAACTACCATTGACGGATTCGTAAAATACATCAATTCCTTACGCTAGATAATTTTATCAAAGGTTTTAGGATGGCTAACGATAAACAGGATCATTGGCCACGAATGCACGAATTATTGCTTTTAAAAATCCCGAAAAATTATTCGTGAATTCGTGGCAATATCCAGAGAACCAACAAAACGCCGAACAATGTTAAACTGGCCTCAAAATCTTAAAAACCTGGAAATAAATTTCCTCTAATAGAATTTTAAACACGTCAATTTCCTACGCTGGATAATTTTTTTATCACAGGTCTCAGGATGACAACTCGGTTTTATTTAGATTCTTCACTTCCGCTACGCTATGTTCAGAATGACATTTTAGAATTAATCTATTAGCACTCTTACCACATCGGTTCCTTCCGAAGTAAATAATTTTAGGATGTACACCGCACTTTGCACCCCGCTAAGATCCATATTGTATTGAAGGGCTGCTTCAGAATATTCTTTGAACATGACCATCCTTCCGCGGGCATCAAAAACTTCTACCCGCTGAATCGTGACTCCTGTTGGGGTGGCGAACTGAAATGGCCCCGAAGTAGGATTTGGATAGATAAAGATATATTCTTCTCCGGGAAAAGGATTGATATTACAATTCCCGGTAATGGTAACCCTCGCAGTGGTACTGGAAGAATTCCCACTGGAATCGGTAGCGGTAAAAGTTACCGTGTTCTACCCTAGCTCTTTACATCCAAAATTACTTTTATCTACACTAAGTGATAGTTCCCCACAATTATCCGAAGATCCATTGTCTAACATTTCTGGAGTGATGCTTACCGATCCAAATTCATTTAAAGCGACACTTATGTCTTTTACACCAAGGATAGGTGCAGAAACATCCTCAACAATAATTGTGACATCACAAGAAGCTTGAACCTCATTATTGGAATAAGATAAGGTAACTGTATTTTCACCAAGCTCATCACAAGTAAAAATTTCTTTATTTACAGAAAATTGAAGGTTTTCAGGTCTTGAAATAAACAATTCACTTGCATTTAAATTGGCGATCCCATTTTCATCCAGCCCTATGGTTAGCGACTCCTTGCAAACAACGGTATCACCTGATGGTTCAGTAACGGTGATGGTTACGCTTGCTATATTCGAATTTTCAGTACCGTCGTTCGCCGCATACGTAAAAGTAACCTCTCCCGTAAATCCACTATTTGGGGTATAGGTGAAAGAACCATCGGAATTGAACGCCAAGGTTCCACTAGCAGGTGGACTTTGTATTACGGCTGTTAGTTCATCTCCATCTTCGTCGGAATCATTGCCCAAAACTCCAGGAGATGAAACCGTTAAGCTTATATCTTTAGCTGTAACATACGCATCATCTTTTGCCACAGGTGGTGTATTTCCAACAGTTTCTTCGTTTAAAAACACCTGGAACGTGCATGATGCAACATTACCATCTAAATCCTCTACCCTTAGCGTAACTTCGGTGTCCTCAAAGATCACAGTCCCCACGTCTGGGATTTGCTCGATTTTAGCCACTGCGCAATTATCGGAAGTTTGGGCCAGCAAGATATAATTTGGCAGGGAAAATCCGTTTTCGGGATCAAAAGTCTCATTTTGATCTTCTGGACAGCTAACCACTGGATCTATACTATCTTTTGCAATTAGCTCGATCTCACAAGTAGCTATTTGATCTTCGAATTTCGCAGTGATGGTAAGGCGGTGGGAACCATTTAACCGAAATCCGGGCGCTATATCTTGTGTGACAGTCGCTCCCTCAAGATTTGTTTCGATGGTAGAAGCAATATCTGGCACCAAATAACTACAATCCTCATCCACCTCAAAAGACCGACTGGTTGGACAATTTGTTATTTGAAGTTCGGTATTTTTAAAGAAAATTATATTGAACGGGCAACTAATAGAATTCCCATTTTCGTCTGCCACCCTAAAGCTTGCAGGAGTATCATCAGTAATCACGGTATTGAATGCAGGGTTTTGCGAATAACTAAGAGTGCTGCTACAATTATCGGAACTCGCATATAAAGTTGAAAAATCTGGAACCGTATAGGTTTTATCTGTGGTATATTCTACCAATATATCTTGTGGGCAGCTTACGGTTGGTGGGATTTTGTCAATTATAGTTACCATTGCTTCACAAATTGCAGTTTTTCCATTTTCTCCTGTAATTGTCAAAGTAACTGTGTTCGCTCCTAAATTAGAACAATCAAAATTTTCTTTATCTATTTTAAGAGTTACGTTGTCTGCTGTGGCATCGCCATCATAAACTTGGGCCGCAGTAAGTGTTGCATTTCCATCAGCATCCAGCGAAAGGGTTACTGGCTTGCAGGTCGCTTCAGGAACATTATTATCTTCTACAGTAACCTGCACCGGACATTCTGATTTTAATCCAGAAGTATCGGTAACAGTTAATAAAACAGTATTCACCCCAACATCAGCTCTAGTAAAATTGGATTGAGATAAACTATAATTTTCGATTCCACAATTATCCGTAGAATTATTATTTATATCTGCTTCTGTTATGGAAGCTTCTCCATTAGTATCTAATTGGATGGTAAAAGGCCCAACACAATTAGCGGTTGGAGCGGTATCATCTGCAACCGTAACTACAGCATCACAAGTATCTATTTTTCCATTTTCTCCCGTAACCGTCAAAGTAACTGTGTTCGCTCCCAAATTGGAACAATCAAAATTTTCCTTATCTATTTCTAGGGTTACATTGTCCGCACTGGCATCGCCATCATAAACTTGTGCAGCAGTCAGCGTAGCATTTCCATCAGCATCCAAGGAAAGTGTTGCAGGCTTACATTTTGCTTCAGGGGCAGTAGTATCTTCAGGTTTATATTCAATAGAAAAGGTAGCTTTTGGCTGAGGATCACATTTAAAAAGTGTCCCATCCTTCAAGGAAACAGTAACCGGACCAGGAACTTCAGGAATGATTTCTGCCGAAAAAATATCTTGCTTTTTTAATGTCTTTAGACTAAAATTAAAAGTAGCATCAATTGTCTTTGGCACATTATAACAATCCCCAAATGGTCCAAATGGACAAATTTTTAAAATATCAACTCCTTCACCTCCTAATTGAAGATCATTTAATTTCAAAAGACCACATTGATCAATAGTAATATCTATAGGTAAATTAATATTAGATAACTCTTTTAAAAATCCAAAATTTGTTTCAGGATCAAACACGTTAATCGAAAAGTTAGCATTCTTTAGATTATTATAATTTTCAAGGACATTCAGTGGCTCATTGAATAAATCGTTTAAATTGAACTCATCTGCAAAATCCACAACATATAAATAACCATATTGATCAGTAATTAAACTGCCAGGAGTACCTTGTTTACCTCCTTTAATTTTCTTTATTGGTTGGCGATTTTTATTGTAAATAAGTACCCTGCCTGTTCCTTCACCTGAATCACTTAGAAAAATATTCCCATCAAAATCCACTGCAATTCTAAATGGATCTTTAATGGGACTTCCCTCATAATCATATATAGGTGGAAAAAGTAAAGTTCCGTTGGGCTTATACGCCTTAATTGCATC
It encodes:
- a CDS encoding Gfo/Idh/MocA family protein, which gives rise to MLKAGVFGAGHLGKIHLKLLQQSSEYELIGFYDGDTKRAKDIEDEFGYKSFPSAEALIDAVDMIDVVTPTITHFETAKKAITAGKHLFVEKPITSTYAEAEELIALAKKHKVKGQVGHVERFNPAFRAVKDKIGQPMFIEAHRLAEFNPRGTDVPVVLDLMIHDIDVILSVVKSKVKNVYASGVSVISETPDIANARIQFENGCVANLTASRISLKNMRKARFFQRDAYISVDFLERKCEVVKMKDAPKEPDDFAMILQNAEGIKKQIYFENPTIDANNAILDELESFAQAINNNTEPVVTLEQGAEALKVANMVIESFKK
- a CDS encoding 3-hydroxyacyl-CoA dehydrogenase family protein — protein: MKNIAVIGAGTMGNGIAHTFAQSGYQVNLIDISKESLQKGVDTISKNLDRMLAKEKITEADKTATLKNIKTFIDIPSGVKNVSLVVEAATENEDLKLKIFEQLDANCTEDTILATNTSSISITQIASKISNPSRVIGMHFMNPVPVMKLVEIIRGYNTSDKVTKTIMDLSEKLGKSPVEVNDYPGFVANRILMPMINEAIETLYNGVAGVYEIDTVMKLGMAHPMGPLQLADFIGLDVCHSILEVMYKGFKNPKYAACPLLTNMVRAGKLGVKSGEGFYDYSENRKAENVSKQFS
- a CDS encoding DUF1015 domain-containing protein, which encodes MAKIVPFKAVRPTKDKAGMVASRPYENYSAGELKAQLEYNPFSFLHIINPGYKFQHEITGEKRFQLVRNRYLEFKEEEIFIQDKTPCYYFYKILTRTNMFSGIIAAASVQDYEDNVIKRHEDTLANRENLFKDYLKVVGFNTEPVLLTYPDSEIMDNLMLKVMKGEPEYEFSTYNKEKHILWKIESPEKVAKIKAEFETMPTLYIADGHHRSASSYLLAKESKAANPNHTGKEPYNYFMSFLISESKLQIFEFSRLITDLNGLSKEEFLIQLDLWFRIESRGLEVYTPTKKHHFNMYLDGEFHSLYLRKTNYEFTDSLSNLDTYILYQKILKPILNIQDLRNDDRIAYIHGKNDLIEIKSQVDSGNFAVGFGMLPLTIEELKKVADEGLTMPPKSTYIEPKLRSGLTIYEF
- a CDS encoding YggS family pyridoxal phosphate-dependent enzyme, encoding MEISENIKKHKEELGEKVSLVAISKTKPNSDILEAYNAGQRVFGENKIQEMTEKWETLPKDIEWHMVGHVQRNKVKYMAPFVSLIHAVDSLKLLKEINKEAEKNERTISCLLQIKIAEEESKFGLDAEEAKEILASPEFQKLNNIQVKGLMGMATFSDDEAIVRGEFDYLRSVYVDLKKKHPQFEVLSMGMSGDYKIAITCGSTMVRIGSAIFGERNYN
- a CDS encoding exonuclease domain-containing protein, producing the protein MYAILDIETTGGKYNEEGITEIAIYKFDGSKVVDQFISLVNPEQPIQPFVVGLTGINNDMLRNAPKFYEVAKRIVEITMGCIVVAHNSKFDHRILRLEFRRLGFDFERKTLCTVELSKKLIPGQGSYSLGKLVKSLGIPLTDRHRANGDALATVKLFKMLMAKDLEKEILKATVRNEPSHQIDTKLIQIIDELPSITGVYYLHNDEGEIIYIGKSKNIRKRINQHFTNDHHKSKEIQKDVASVSFEATGNELIALLKEHEEIKQNKPKYNKALKKAIFNYALYQFVDENGYINLKIGRSDAHKQSITTFTNLQQAKSVLHNIIEKHQLCQGLTGLHAGDGPCFSYTIKSCKGACINIETPEEYNLRILDVIALHNFQNQNMLVIDRGREIDEKSAVLVEEGEFKGIGFFNLNHQMNNIDIVRSIITPMTNDRDARHIIQSYLRKNHKLKIIQFAAQDTGI
- a CDS encoding ion transporter is translated as MKKIKFDKDHAAWRVKIYHIIYGADTPLGKLFDLVLLALIVLSIILVMLESVASINIKYHDQFYIAEWIITIFFSIEYILRIITINKPRNYIFSFYGIVDLLSTIPSYIIFFVGGSNMFLAVRALRLLRVFRILKITRYIGESQKLISALKNSRAKISIFLFAVLIVCIITGTLMYLVEGPENGFTNIPLSIYWAIVTLTTVGFGDIHPLTPLGRFIASFIMIVGYGVIAVPTGIVGAEISKDMIKPNERKPYVCKNCGEDNHKPTSEFCHNCGKKLNEN
- the miaA gene encoding tRNA (adenosine(37)-N6)-dimethylallyltransferase MiaA, which gives rise to MKTRILISVVGPTAIGKTALSIKLAQTFNTEILSADSRQFYKEIPIGTAAPSKKELAAAPHHFIHNKSIEDDYSVGDFEREAIEKLDLLFKDHEVLILVGGSGLYIKSLIEGLDNFPEIDQEIREQLNDRLVNEGLGPLKTELEQLDPDYYNKIDINNPHRVIRALEVCIGSGKTFSSFLNQPKPIRNFKTISIGLTAPREEIYERINRRVDLMMDEGLLEEAQALYPKHRLNALNTVGYKELFAFFEGRIDLETAVGEIKMNSRRYAKRQLTWFRKNEKTTWFDYKTPFSEIEDFIKSVMQEKYR
- a CDS encoding nucleotidyltransferase family protein codes for the protein MKIKDSIHAKLIDFTTLCKLYNVKNLYAFGSSTTDHFDEDLSDIDLLIEIDENDPLERGEKLLAIWDKLEEFFQIKVDLLTQSSLKNPILRKNIDATKILIYDGKRQKVSL
- a CDS encoding DUF86 domain-containing protein, with the protein product MGFRNRLVHAYDSIDNAIVWVIVKRHLLGLKKEIQALSN
- a CDS encoding T9SS type A sorting domain-containing protein gives rise to the protein MTGNCNINPFPGEEYIFIYPNPTSGPFQFATPTGVTIQRVEVFDARGRMVMFKEYSEAALQYNMDLSGVQSAVYILKLFTSEGTDVVRVLID